Proteins from one Amycolatopsis benzoatilytica AK 16/65 genomic window:
- a CDS encoding DUF5691 domain-containing protein, which produces MTAWNDLVGTVLLGTRRRPVDIAALPAGVRDLAGQRTDPADQALVAAAALTGYLRAGRQPLAGVEPEPAAAEDTRPLVRTVARARLGHLLSANRPELLEEWLNAVADRGFRIPPGRLPALADAARTRVSLRAPLAAVAGPVGVWLGERNPDWAFLVAADDDTSDNAWQFGTAARRQAWLERVLVADPARARAALSAAWSSEPAEIRATFLTLLGEHLAEQDEAFVEAALGDRAAGVRDIALRLFGRYPDSEFGKRMIERLRACVTVRSRPLRADVLEFSPPEADDSLVRDGIRVPAGPGQGTAQLRAIIAAAPLRFWAEYGTPGELAGMLVDGPPLNVVRESWATAALRQRDEQWAQALVEAEPSGRGTAALIGVLSPDQQAATVAKLTRRLPVEALTRLILDLPQPWPAQLGTVLLDWIAGQRDHRLVAHAAALVAKAVPVPCLGHPLAEIPLPGEAAPWRRAVAETLSFRREMHKELA; this is translated from the coding sequence CGCCGCGCTGCCGGCCGGCGTCCGGGATCTCGCCGGGCAACGCACTGACCCCGCCGACCAGGCGCTGGTCGCCGCGGCCGCGCTCACCGGATACTTGCGTGCTGGCCGGCAGCCGCTCGCCGGCGTCGAACCGGAGCCCGCGGCCGCCGAGGACACCCGGCCGCTGGTGCGCACCGTCGCGCGGGCCCGGCTCGGGCATCTGCTGTCCGCCAACCGGCCCGAGTTGCTGGAGGAATGGCTGAACGCCGTGGCGGACCGGGGATTCCGGATTCCTCCCGGCCGGTTGCCCGCGCTCGCCGACGCGGCCCGCACCCGGGTTTCGCTGCGTGCGCCGCTCGCCGCCGTCGCCGGTCCGGTCGGCGTCTGGCTCGGCGAACGGAACCCGGACTGGGCGTTCCTGGTCGCCGCGGACGACGACACCAGCGACAACGCTTGGCAGTTCGGCACGGCTGCCCGGCGGCAAGCCTGGCTGGAACGCGTGCTCGTCGCCGACCCGGCGCGAGCGCGCGCGGCGCTGTCCGCCGCCTGGAGCAGCGAACCGGCCGAGATCCGGGCGACCTTCCTGACGTTGCTCGGCGAACACCTCGCCGAGCAGGACGAGGCGTTCGTCGAAGCCGCACTCGGCGACCGGGCCGCCGGCGTCCGGGACATCGCGCTGCGGTTGTTCGGCCGGTACCCGGATTCGGAGTTCGGCAAGCGGATGATCGAACGGCTGCGCGCGTGCGTCACCGTCCGCAGCCGTCCACTGCGAGCGGACGTGCTGGAGTTCTCGCCCCCGGAAGCCGACGACAGCCTGGTGCGCGACGGCATTCGCGTCCCGGCCGGGCCGGGACAGGGCACCGCGCAGCTGCGCGCGATCATCGCCGCCGCTCCGCTGCGGTTCTGGGCCGAGTACGGCACTCCGGGCGAGCTGGCCGGGATGCTGGTCGACGGCCCGCCGCTGAACGTGGTGCGGGAAAGCTGGGCCACCGCCGCGCTCCGGCAACGCGACGAGCAGTGGGCGCAAGCGCTCGTCGAGGCCGAACCCAGCGGCCGCGGCACCGCCGCGTTGATCGGAGTGCTGTCCCCGGACCAGCAAGCGGCCACGGTCGCGAAACTGACCCGGCGGCTGCCGGTCGAGGCGCTCACCCGGCTCATCCTGGACCTGCCCCAGCCGTGGCCGGCCCAGCTCGGCACGGTGCTGCTCGACTGGATCGCCGGGCAGCGCGACCACCGGCTCGTCGCGCACGCGGCCGCGCTGGTCGCGAAAGCCGTTCCGGTCCCCTGCCTCGGCCACCCGCTGGCCGAGATCCCGCTTCCGGGCGAGGCCGCCCCGTGGCGGCGCGCGGTCGCCGAAACCCTGTCCTTCCGCCGCGAAATGCACAAGGAGCTCGCATGA